One region of Scophthalmus maximus strain ysfricsl-2021 chromosome 15, ASM2237912v1, whole genome shotgun sequence genomic DNA includes:
- the nenf gene encoding neudesin, translated as MATARTRVFFLTSVLCATLAQDFKLKYKPATTPVRLFTEEELKRYDGRQEKQPIYMAVKGVVFDVTKGKEFYGKDAPYNALVGMDSTRAVAKMSLDPADLTSDTTGLTEEQLKSLDSIFEGTYKSKYPIVGYTASRILKDDGSPNEDFKPEDQPLFQIKDEF; from the exons atggcaacagcgcgAACCCGTGTCTTCTTCCTCACCTCGGTCCTTTGTGCGACTCTGGCGCAAGACTTCAAATTAAAGTACAAACCGGCCACGACACCTGTGAGGTTgttcacagaggaggagctgaagagatACGACGGCCGCCAG GAGAAGCAGCCCATTTACATGGCGGTGAAGGGAGTTGTGTTCGATGTCACCAAAggaaaag AGTTTTACGGTAAGGACGCTCCGTACAACGCCCTGGTGGGTATGGACTCCACTCGCGCTGTGGCCAAGATGTCCCTGGACCCAGCGGACCTGACGTCCGATACT ACGGGCCTCACcgaggagcagctgaagtctctggACAGTATATTCGAGGGCACGTACAAATCCAAGTATCCCATCGTGGGTTACACGGCGTCGCGCATCCTCAAAGACGACGGCAGCCCCAACGAGGACTTCAAACCAGAGGACCAGCCTCTGTTCCAAATCAAAGATGAGTTTTaa